A single window of Candidatus Neomarinimicrobiota bacterium DNA harbors:
- a CDS encoding cytochrome c-type biogenesis protein CcmH, which yields MISLVFPITFLAGQQKEALVKDLEQSLMAPCCWSGTVADHGNPEMEARIWEMVERDLTRQQVLDIFVSEYGERILAKPVARGFNLMVWVAPVVVFLLGIFIMINYQKHKARKPSLAIVTETPGQLPYDDLIEKELKEME from the coding sequence TTGATATCGCTCGTTTTCCCTATCACATTCCTGGCGGGACAACAGAAGGAAGCTCTGGTTAAGGATCTTGAACAGAGTCTCATGGCACCGTGCTGCTGGAGCGGTACAGTGGCTGATCATGGCAATCCTGAGATGGAAGCGAGAATCTGGGAAATGGTAGAGCGAGACTTGACCAGACAGCAAGTGCTGGACATTTTCGTGTCTGAATACGGCGAGCGTATCCTGGCAAAACCGGTGGCCAGGGGATTCAACCTGATGGTGTGGGTAGCACCGGTAGTCGTCTTTCTGCTTGGCATCTTCATCATGATCAACTATCAGAAACACAAAGCGCGAAAACCCTCGCTTGCTATCGTAACTGAGACTCCCGGCCAGCTCCCTTACGATGACCTCATCGAAAAAGAGTTAAAGGAAATGGAGTAG
- the topA gene encoding type I DNA topoisomerase codes for MKHHALVIVESPSKARTIERYLGKEYRVLASNGHVKDLPQKELGIDVTNNFKASYVVLPEKAKIIKKLKEQSSGVEAIYIATDPDREGEAIAWHISTELNGDSGKIKRVLFNEITASGVKTGMANPREVDSKLVNAQQARRIIDRLVGFEVSEFLWKVLYSGLSAGRVQSVALRLVCERHEEIEAFKPEEYWTLEVTLETKDGAHFSANLHRIGEEKPKLPDEETVSQIMAVIENAIFTVSSVERKEVRRHPFAPFITSTLQQEAASRLRFSPANSMRIAQRLYEGIDTGEGEPTGLITYMRTDSTRIAGEALHSVRNIISTQFGAPYLPDKPRTYAQRKRQVQDAHEAIRPTDPTLHPDRLKGVLKADELKLYDLIWRRFVASQMTSMVLDQTTVNIAAGDDYTFRATGSIVKFDGFRRIYPTRQEKESQILPEEISSGDVLKKIDFDPEQHFTKPPPYYSESSLIKELDSRGIGRPSTFAETISRLYKREYVNKEKGRLIPTEAGLTVNRILVSNLPDIFDFSFTARMEEELDEIESGNQDYLTVLHDFYQPFNTSMESVREKRKEIKSSLVESTEETCEKCGSPMVIKWNRRGQKFLACSGFPDCRNAKSLQSDEEAETVEKPCPKCGGELQIKFGRYGRYVGCGNYPDCRHTEPLSTGITCPKTGCNGELIERTSKKKKVFYGCSNYPECDQVSWYRPLLHHCETCGSHFVEERVTKNKGAFFACPSCKTEYRSLGDETESDESEEHQVES; via the coding sequence TGTGCTGCCCGAGAAAGCCAAAATCATAAAAAAGCTTAAGGAGCAGTCATCAGGGGTAGAAGCAATCTACATAGCAACAGACCCCGACCGTGAGGGAGAAGCTATCGCGTGGCATATCTCTACTGAACTGAACGGCGATTCGGGAAAGATAAAACGGGTGCTGTTCAATGAAATCACCGCCAGCGGAGTCAAAACTGGAATGGCGAATCCGCGCGAAGTAGATAGCAAACTGGTAAATGCGCAGCAGGCGCGGCGGATCATCGACCGGCTGGTGGGCTTCGAAGTGTCGGAATTTCTCTGGAAAGTGCTTTATAGCGGATTAAGCGCCGGCAGAGTTCAGTCTGTAGCTTTACGTCTGGTATGTGAACGGCATGAGGAGATTGAAGCGTTCAAACCGGAGGAATACTGGACGCTGGAAGTAACGTTAGAGACTAAGGATGGCGCTCACTTTTCCGCAAATCTGCATCGCATTGGAGAGGAGAAACCGAAGCTTCCGGATGAGGAAACTGTCAGCCAGATTATGGCAGTTATAGAAAATGCAATCTTCACTGTCTCCTCCGTGGAACGGAAGGAGGTACGCCGTCACCCGTTCGCACCCTTTATCACCAGCACTCTTCAGCAGGAAGCCGCCAGCAGACTGAGATTCTCCCCCGCCAATTCAATGCGGATCGCTCAGCGGCTCTACGAGGGAATTGACACTGGCGAGGGTGAACCGACGGGCCTGATCACCTATATGCGTACCGATTCTACCAGAATCGCCGGTGAAGCACTTCACTCTGTGCGCAATATCATCTCAACACAGTTTGGGGCTCCTTATCTTCCGGACAAACCACGGACGTACGCGCAAAGGAAAAGACAGGTTCAGGATGCGCATGAGGCGATTCGCCCTACTGATCCCACCCTCCATCCTGACAGACTGAAGGGGGTGCTGAAAGCAGATGAACTGAAACTATACGATCTCATCTGGCGGAGATTTGTTGCAAGTCAGATGACTTCTATGGTACTCGATCAGACAACGGTCAACATTGCAGCCGGCGATGACTATACCTTCCGCGCCACTGGATCAATTGTCAAGTTCGACGGATTCCGAAGAATCTATCCGACAAGACAGGAAAAAGAGTCGCAGATTCTACCTGAGGAGATCTCCAGCGGCGATGTTCTGAAGAAGATAGATTTCGATCCAGAACAACATTTCACCAAGCCGCCCCCTTACTACTCCGAAAGTTCATTAATCAAAGAGCTCGATTCACGAGGGATCGGCCGTCCCAGCACATTCGCGGAAACAATCTCCCGTCTCTACAAGCGTGAATACGTAAATAAGGAAAAGGGCAGGCTAATTCCCACTGAGGCAGGCCTGACGGTGAACAGAATCCTTGTAAGCAATCTTCCCGATATTTTTGACTTCAGTTTCACCGCAAGGATGGAAGAAGAACTGGACGAGATTGAATCAGGCAATCAGGATTACCTCACCGTTCTTCACGATTTCTACCAGCCGTTCAACACATCGATGGAGTCGGTGAGAGAAAAACGGAAGGAAATCAAATCTTCTCTGGTTGAATCGACGGAGGAGACGTGCGAGAAGTGCGGCAGCCCCATGGTCATCAAGTGGAACCGGCGGGGACAGAAGTTCCTTGCCTGTTCCGGCTTTCCCGACTGCCGAAACGCCAAATCACTCCAATCAGACGAGGAGGCCGAAACGGTGGAAAAACCGTGCCCGAAATGTGGTGGGGAGCTTCAAATCAAATTCGGTAGATACGGCAGATACGTCGGTTGCGGGAACTATCCCGATTGCCGCCACACCGAACCGCTTTCCACGGGAATTACGTGCCCGAAGACAGGGTGCAACGGAGAACTCATCGAGCGCACCAGCAAGAAGAAAAAGGTCTTTTACGGCTGCAGCAACTATCCTGAGTGCGATCAAGTTTCATGGTACAGGCCTCTGCTCCATCATTGCGAAACGTGCGGCAGCCACTTCGTAGAGGAGAGAGTTACCAAGAATAAAGGAGCGTTCTTTGCTTGCCCGAGCTGCAAGACTGAATACCGATCGCTGGGCGACGAAACGGAAAGCGACGAATCTGAGGAACATCAGGTAGAATCGTGA